The Candidatus Flexicrinis affinis genome has a segment encoding these proteins:
- the nosZ gene encoding Sec-dependent nitrous-oxide reductase, translated as MSGRIPSSRVVALGAILFAVVVLAVAVGPSALSSAQGDSTNWQVIAEERGLTEADLRAAVMTYTPSGVLDPYVMFASGGHSGQMFVIGMPSMRLLRTVAVFTPEPWQGYGFGAGEEVLAGGDINGRQVRWADTHHPALSETNGDYDGQWVFINDKANGRVAVIDLRDFETKQIINNPLFLNDHGGTFVTPNTEYIIEGGQYAQPLGTDFAPLSDYESSYKGMITFWKFDREAGRIDPSQSFAMELPPYWQDLCDAGKLVSDGWVFCNSINTELATGGIEKGNPPFEAGVSRNTTDFMHIINLKAAEAVYKAGNTVEVAGMQVIPLDTAVENDLLFFTPEPRSPHGVDIAPGGDFIVVSGKLDPHVTIYSFQKIMDAIAAGTTETDRYGVPILSYESVLEAQVEVGLGPLHTQFGPDGYAYTSLFLDSAVARWSIGAEGYRPQDGWSLISKVPVQYNVGHIAAAEGDTVSPDGQFLVSLNKWSVDRFLSTGPLLPQNFQLVDIGQEGDTLQVLYDMPITAGEPHYAQIIKADKLAPWDVYPEVGWNPLTQSVDPNSVTQGTEGVTREGNEVTVRMTAVRSHFTPEHVEIQAGDKVTWTITNVERARDATHGFSIPYYGINLSIEPGETITFEFEATEPGVFSWYCTEFCSALHLEMMGYLTIQP; from the coding sequence ATGTCCGGTCGAATACCTTCTTCAAGAGTTGTAGCACTAGGGGCGATCCTCTTCGCGGTCGTCGTACTCGCGGTGGCAGTCGGGCCGAGCGCACTTTCCAGCGCGCAGGGCGATAGCACCAATTGGCAGGTGATCGCGGAAGAACGCGGCCTCACCGAAGCAGACCTGCGGGCCGCCGTAATGACATACACGCCAAGCGGCGTGCTCGACCCGTATGTCATGTTCGCTTCTGGCGGGCACAGCGGGCAGATGTTCGTGATCGGTATGCCGTCGATGCGCCTGCTGCGCACCGTCGCGGTGTTTACGCCGGAACCGTGGCAGGGCTATGGCTTCGGGGCTGGCGAAGAGGTGCTCGCCGGTGGCGACATCAACGGGCGGCAGGTCCGCTGGGCCGATACGCACCATCCGGCGCTGAGCGAGACGAACGGCGACTACGACGGTCAATGGGTCTTCATTAACGACAAGGCCAATGGCCGCGTGGCGGTGATCGACCTGCGCGACTTCGAGACCAAGCAGATCATCAACAACCCGCTCTTCCTTAACGATCATGGCGGCACCTTCGTCACCCCCAACACCGAGTACATCATCGAAGGTGGCCAATACGCGCAGCCGCTCGGCACTGATTTCGCGCCGCTGAGCGACTACGAGAGCAGCTACAAAGGCATGATCACGTTCTGGAAGTTCGATCGCGAGGCTGGGCGGATCGATCCCAGCCAGTCGTTCGCGATGGAACTGCCGCCGTACTGGCAGGACCTGTGCGATGCCGGCAAACTGGTTTCCGACGGGTGGGTGTTCTGCAATTCGATCAACACTGAATTGGCGACAGGCGGCATCGAGAAGGGCAATCCGCCGTTCGAAGCTGGCGTCAGCCGCAACACCACCGACTTCATGCACATCATCAACCTGAAGGCTGCCGAAGCGGTGTACAAGGCGGGCAATACCGTCGAAGTCGCCGGCATGCAGGTGATCCCGCTGGACACGGCCGTTGAAAACGACCTGCTGTTCTTCACGCCGGAGCCGCGCAGCCCGCACGGCGTCGACATCGCCCCGGGCGGCGACTTCATCGTCGTGTCCGGCAAGCTCGACCCGCACGTAACGATCTACAGCTTCCAGAAGATCATGGACGCCATTGCCGCCGGAACCACCGAAACCGATCGATATGGCGTGCCCATCCTGTCCTATGAGAGCGTCCTCGAAGCGCAGGTCGAAGTCGGCCTCGGGCCGCTGCACACGCAGTTCGGGCCGGACGGCTACGCCTATACCAGCCTGTTCCTCGACAGCGCCGTGGCGCGCTGGAGCATCGGCGCCGAGGGTTATCGCCCGCAGGATGGATGGTCGCTGATCAGCAAGGTGCCGGTGCAGTACAACGTCGGTCACATCGCGGCTGCCGAAGGCGACACGGTCTCGCCTGACGGTCAGTTCCTCGTCTCGCTCAACAAGTGGTCGGTCGACCGCTTCCTGAGCACCGGCCCGCTGCTGCCGCAGAACTTCCAGTTGGTCGACATCGGGCAGGAAGGCGACACGCTGCAAGTCCTGTACGACATGCCGATCACAGCCGGCGAACCGCACTACGCGCAGATCATTAAGGCGGACAAGCTGGCGCCGTGGGACGTGTACCCCGAGGTCGGCTGGAACCCGCTCACGCAGTCGGTCGACCCGAACTCGGTCACGCAAGGCACCGAGGGCGTCACTCGCGAGGGCAACGAGGTCACCGTCCGCATGACGGCCGTCCGCAGCCACTTCACGCCGGAGCACGTCGAAATCCAAGCCGGCGACAAGGTGACGTGGACGATCACCAACGTCGAACGCGCACGCGACGCCACGCACGGCTTCTCGATCCCCTACTACGGGATCAACCTGAGCATCGAACCGGGCGAGACCATCACGTTCGAGTTCGAAGCCACGGAACCGGGCGTCTTCAGTTGGTACTGCACTGAGTTCTGCTCGGCGCTGCACCTCGAAATGATGGGTTACCTCACGATCCAGCCGTAA
- a CDS encoding Crp/Fnr family transcriptional regulator, producing MSDIKLAAELSPRTQRTIAEKAVQADYEPGIELYRQGDPPSPVHMLLSGRVKLYRQSRDRCQILALPSAGDSIGAESLPTGGTSPYTATTLTQVQALVISTEDLQMLLDELPDFQEAFLRLITERLKQFVTLVHDLAFRDVTSRLAMVLVARAEVEGRPQDGGVVFDRLLSQQEYADVVGTAREVVYRTFKRFEDDGLVSLSRRHILIRDLDSLRLIGQQEAR from the coding sequence TTGTCAGATATCAAGCTCGCTGCCGAGCTAAGTCCACGCACGCAGCGCACGATTGCAGAAAAAGCTGTGCAGGCGGATTACGAGCCCGGTATCGAACTCTACCGACAGGGAGACCCTCCCAGCCCGGTACATATGCTGCTGTCTGGACGGGTTAAGCTGTATCGGCAGTCGCGGGATCGCTGCCAGATCCTTGCCCTGCCCTCCGCTGGCGATAGTATCGGTGCCGAATCGCTTCCCACCGGCGGCACCAGTCCATACACCGCAACGACCCTCACCCAAGTGCAGGCACTCGTGATCTCAACCGAAGATCTTCAAATGCTGCTCGACGAGCTGCCCGACTTCCAGGAAGCATTCTTGCGCTTGATTACCGAACGCCTCAAGCAGTTCGTCACGCTGGTCCACGACCTCGCCTTCCGCGACGTCACCTCGCGGCTGGCGATGGTCCTGGTCGCGCGCGCCGAAGTCGAAGGCCGGCCACAGGATGGCGGCGTCGTCTTCGATCGACTGCTGTCGCAGCAGGAATACGCGGATGTCGTCGGGACAGCGCGTGAAGTCGTCTATCGCACCTTCAAACGCTTCGAAGACGATGGTCTTGTGAGCCTGTCTCGCCGGCACATCCTTATCCGCGACCTCGACAGCTTGCGGCTGATCGGACAGCAGGAAGCCCGCTAG
- a CDS encoding SIS domain-containing protein → MVAPPIYTYFRQLSASLDSVRGDAVAAATALLLTTYKRGGTIFVIGNGQSATTATAFALDLTKQSVTAPDQRRVRIVSLTDNIAALTAWANDVGYEVVFTEQLKSLWRAGDMLLAISVSGSSPSIVHASRWVREQRGMVAALTGIDGGMMQTEADVCMVVPSRDYGIVETAHVAILHYWVDVFRSSLTR, encoded by the coding sequence ATGGTCGCGCCTCCGATCTACACTTACTTTCGTCAGCTTTCTGCCAGTCTCGACTCCGTGCGCGGCGACGCCGTGGCCGCGGCCACAGCCTTGTTGCTCACCACCTATAAGCGCGGTGGCACGATCTTCGTCATCGGCAACGGACAAAGCGCCACCACGGCGACCGCGTTTGCGCTGGACCTGACCAAGCAGAGCGTCACAGCACCCGATCAGCGCCGTGTGAGAATCGTATCGCTGACGGACAACATCGCGGCTCTAACCGCGTGGGCGAACGATGTCGGCTACGAAGTGGTATTCACCGAGCAGCTCAAGTCGCTCTGGCGGGCGGGCGATATGCTGCTGGCCATCAGCGTAAGTGGCAGTTCTCCTAGCATCGTACATGCGAGCCGCTGGGTACGCGAACAGCGCGGCATGGTCGCTGCGCTGACCGGCATCGATGGCGGCATGATGCAGACCGAAGCCGATGTGTGCATGGTCGTACCAAGCCGTGACTACGGGATTGTCGAGACCGCGCACGTCGCGATTTTGCACTACTGGGTGGACGTGTTTCGATCGAGTCTGACGAGATGA
- a CDS encoding LacI family DNA-binding transcriptional regulator → MSQRKTVTISDVAQAAGVSPGTVSRVLNQRGSDVKISESTRQQVLEAVQRLGYRPNLFASALRTQRTGVIGAIVRDINDPFFGLLTRELQQVARHAGFELLLGHAQDDLDIAERQLAVMTNWFEGVLLIGDMAGDQEIIARLNESDTPYVSIARGINGDGAFVNIDDSTGIRQAMDYLARLGHRRVAFVGTLERVGIHSRFVAYQEYVASHDFVWHPDYVRSCANGREQGNHAALALLRLPEPPTAIVCATDLLAVGAIAGAWSVGWRVPDAVSIIGFDDIEEGASTFPPLTTIRQPVRTMASAALELLTALMNDDDLAMDESHVLIGPTLTVRRSCAPPAS, encoded by the coding sequence ATGTCTCAACGCAAAACCGTCACGATTTCGGATGTCGCACAGGCGGCGGGCGTCTCGCCCGGCACGGTCAGCAGAGTCTTGAATCAGCGCGGCAGCGACGTCAAGATCAGTGAATCGACACGCCAGCAGGTGCTCGAGGCCGTGCAGCGGCTGGGCTACCGGCCAAACCTGTTTGCCTCGGCATTACGCACGCAGCGCACCGGCGTCATCGGCGCAATCGTCCGCGACATCAACGACCCGTTCTTCGGTCTGCTCACGCGTGAACTTCAGCAGGTCGCACGTCATGCTGGCTTCGAGCTGCTGCTGGGGCACGCTCAGGACGATCTCGACATCGCCGAACGCCAGCTTGCCGTGATGACGAATTGGTTCGAGGGTGTGCTCTTGATCGGCGACATGGCCGGCGATCAGGAAATCATCGCCCGTCTGAACGAGTCGGATACACCGTACGTCAGCATCGCCCGCGGCATCAACGGCGACGGTGCGTTCGTCAACATTGATGACTCGACCGGAATTCGCCAGGCCATGGATTACCTTGCCCGGCTCGGTCACCGTCGTGTCGCGTTCGTCGGCACGTTGGAGCGCGTGGGTATTCACAGCCGCTTCGTCGCATATCAGGAGTACGTCGCTAGTCACGACTTCGTCTGGCATCCGGACTACGTGCGATCGTGTGCCAACGGCCGCGAACAAGGAAACCATGCGGCGCTCGCATTGCTCAGGCTTCCCGAACCGCCTACGGCGATCGTGTGTGCGACCGACTTGCTTGCAGTCGGCGCGATAGCAGGGGCCTGGAGTGTAGGATGGCGGGTTCCGGACGCAGTCTCGATCATCGGCTTTGACGACATTGAGGAAGGCGCGAGCACATTCCCCCCGCTGACGACCATCCGGCAACCCGTACGAACCATGGCGAGTGCAGCGCTCGAGCTGCTCACAGCCTTGATGAATGACGATGATCTCGCTATGGACGAATCGCACGTGCTGATTGGGCCGACCCTCACCGTCCGGCGGTCGTGCGCGCCTCCCGCTTCCTAG
- a CDS encoding Crp/Fnr family transcriptional regulator encodes MPHTIPRVTVQDLRQIPAFEKLPEDDLNALSSVIVTRHYTPGQIIFLEGEKSRSLWFVLEGRVKIIKQSESGRVQGLCMMDRGKCFGSCPLFSMNRNPATAEALDDVTLFVIPADTVASLTERDPKLVKALTHIYSQRLQHLAKVSEVLGSWTVADRINDCLLTYASPAEGADAYVELTHERLAALAGTVREVVTRHLNVLERHGAIRSENGRITILNRSALVPPCSCDDAQPHP; translated from the coding sequence ATGCCGCACACCATTCCACGGGTTACCGTACAAGACCTCCGGCAGATTCCGGCGTTCGAAAAGCTGCCTGAGGACGATCTAAACGCATTGTCTTCAGTCATCGTCACGCGCCACTACACACCCGGGCAGATCATCTTCCTCGAAGGGGAAAAGTCTCGGTCGCTCTGGTTTGTGCTGGAAGGTCGCGTCAAGATCATCAAGCAGTCCGAGAGCGGACGTGTTCAAGGGCTGTGTATGATGGATCGCGGCAAGTGCTTCGGAAGCTGCCCGCTGTTCAGCATGAATCGAAACCCGGCAACGGCTGAGGCCCTTGACGACGTCACGCTCTTCGTCATCCCGGCCGATACCGTCGCGTCGCTGACCGAGCGCGATCCCAAGCTGGTCAAAGCCCTCACCCACATTTACAGCCAGCGTCTCCAGCACCTTGCAAAGGTCAGCGAGGTGTTGGGCTCGTGGACCGTTGCTGACCGCATCAACGACTGCCTCCTGACCTACGCCAGCCCGGCGGAGGGCGCGGACGCCTACGTCGAGCTCACCCACGAGCGGCTGGCGGCGCTTGCCGGAACCGTTCGTGAGGTCGTGACACGTCATCTCAATGTGCTAGAACGTCATGGCGCCATCCGCAGTGAAAACGGGCGAATTACGATCTTGAATCGCAGTGCTCTGGTCCCACCTTGCAGCTGCGATGACGCACAACCGCATCCGTAA
- a CDS encoding ABC transporter ATP-binding protein, translating into MITASNLTKRYGKVAALNDVSFTIEAGEAVALWGANGAGKTTTLRCLLGVQGFEGSLTINNIDVQRHSKAARAAIGYVPQEATFYDMTVNETAQFYARLKKADPHRAAEVLEQVQLSEHAGKRVSMLSGGMKQRLALAVALLADPPVLVLDEPTANLDVKAQRDFIRTIQSLNHAGKTIVFSSHRLDEVVALGTRVLVLSEGRLMLECRPHELASKLGLHRWLRLWVPVEHKDNTLNVLGQNGFTTMPNGTSIYVQVNADGKIAPLRSLQQASIPVEDFELIDGELMPQGDSHA; encoded by the coding sequence ATGATTACTGCGAGCAACCTGACCAAGCGGTACGGCAAAGTCGCCGCTCTCAACGACGTTTCGTTCACCATTGAGGCAGGCGAAGCGGTCGCACTATGGGGCGCGAACGGGGCCGGCAAGACGACGACCCTGCGCTGTCTGCTGGGCGTGCAGGGCTTCGAAGGTTCGCTGACCATCAACAATATCGACGTGCAGCGGCACAGCAAAGCGGCGCGGGCAGCCATTGGATACGTGCCGCAGGAAGCCACGTTCTACGACATGACGGTCAACGAAACCGCGCAGTTCTACGCCCGCTTGAAGAAGGCCGATCCACATCGTGCCGCAGAGGTGCTGGAACAGGTGCAGTTGAGCGAACACGCCGGCAAACGCGTGTCGATGCTGTCCGGCGGCATGAAGCAGCGCCTTGCGCTGGCCGTCGCGCTGCTGGCCGATCCGCCAGTGCTGGTGCTTGACGAACCGACCGCCAATCTCGATGTCAAGGCACAGCGCGACTTCATCCGCACCATTCAGAGCCTCAATCATGCCGGTAAGACGATCGTGTTCTCCTCGCACCGGCTTGACGAAGTGGTCGCGCTCGGAACGCGCGTGCTGGTCCTGTCCGAAGGCCGCCTGATGCTCGAATGCCGTCCGCATGAGCTGGCGAGCAAGCTCGGCCTGCACCGCTGGCTTCGGCTTTGGGTTCCGGTCGAACACAAAGACAACACGCTGAACGTCCTCGGCCAAAACGGATTCACCACCATGCCCAACGGCACCAGCATCTACGTTCAGGTCAATGCCGACGGCAAGATCGCCCCGCTGCGCTCGCTTCAGCAGGCCAGCATCCCGGTCGAGGACTTCGAGCTGATCGACGGCGAATTGATGCCGCAAGGAGACAGCCATGCTTGA
- a CDS encoding ROK family protein, producing MTEPPQHVLALDFGGTKLAAGVVNLKQSTLVHALRTDTPAEGGAESTFSAMTALARRLEQTEPIVGIGVSFGGHVLDGRILRSMHVAGWEDFPLAERLGSAFGVDVIRIANDANAVALGEWRFGAGKGCESLLYVTVSTGIGGGLVLNGDLFPGAHGMAGEIGHMQIVSNGPVCTCGRRGCLEALAAGPAIARRALELLTHPEYRSSSLCECEHLTSVDVASAADAGDPLAIAVLKEAAAHLGIGIANAINLLDVACVVVGGGVSRAGSHWWSTVQATVTAASLGKGEGVRLARSMLGINEGIWGGAALFS from the coding sequence ATGACCGAACCTCCGCAGCATGTCCTCGCGCTCGACTTCGGCGGTACGAAGTTGGCCGCGGGCGTGGTCAACCTCAAACAAAGTACGCTTGTGCATGCGCTGCGCACCGATACACCCGCCGAGGGTGGCGCGGAGTCGACGTTTTCTGCGATGACCGCGCTGGCGCGTCGGCTTGAGCAAACCGAACCGATCGTTGGCATCGGCGTTTCGTTTGGCGGTCACGTCCTCGACGGGAGGATTCTGCGGTCGATGCACGTCGCTGGATGGGAGGATTTCCCGTTGGCGGAACGGCTCGGCAGTGCATTCGGTGTGGACGTGATTCGTATCGCCAACGATGCCAACGCGGTGGCGCTGGGCGAGTGGCGATTTGGCGCTGGCAAGGGCTGCGAATCCTTGCTGTACGTGACTGTCAGTACTGGCATCGGGGGCGGATTGGTCCTCAACGGCGACCTGTTTCCCGGCGCGCACGGCATGGCCGGCGAGATCGGACACATGCAGATCGTTTCCAACGGGCCGGTTTGTACGTGTGGGCGACGAGGGTGTTTGGAGGCGCTTGCCGCAGGGCCGGCTATCGCGCGTCGCGCACTCGAACTGCTGACGCATCCCGAATATCGTTCCAGCAGCTTGTGTGAGTGTGAACATCTGACCTCCGTCGATGTCGCGTCAGCGGCGGATGCCGGCGACCCGCTGGCAATTGCCGTATTAAAGGAAGCCGCTGCCCATCTGGGTATCGGTATCGCCAACGCCATCAACCTGCTTGACGTCGCGTGCGTTGTCGTTGGCGGAGGCGTCTCTCGCGCGGGGAGCCATTGGTGGTCGACCGTTCAGGCGACGGTAACAGCCGCGAGCCTCGGAAAAGGTGAAGGTGTTCGGCTCGCACGATCGATGCTCGGGATCAACGAGGGGATATGGGGTGGGGCGGCGCTGTTCAGCTAG
- a CDS encoding phosphatase PAP2 family protein has product MSVRRTALLIGVLALFLSISMVAVPAIAMEDEAPNRRVGDAYPTWLLDSADQLRVDAPQDDAATADEIAELAAMAGERDEAALQQITYWNAGPPSYRWNQITMGAIGKRAIPGASSSRVLTLVHVSIYDATVAAWDSKYAYNRSRPSEVDGSLETVIPNPPSPSYPSEYAATAAAASTVLAWLFPEDAEYFETQAQAAVNSRLLAGVEYPSDVEAGMELGRQVAELAIARGQADGSSEPWTGTVPTDPTGWTGENPVAPQSAHWQTWALSSPEQFRPAPPPAFDSDQLAAEMDELRNFQRTPVTTVKAMYAEYGAGARFNNKIWNDTASRMILEARWDNNAPMAAQVYALMNVAGYDAQIACFNAKYTYWAIRPFQYDPTYTTVFPTPNHPSYPSAHSCHSMSVAAVLAHYFPVNTEEVIGAAHEAGEARLWAGIHFRSDIVAGEALAHEVANAVIARGTAE; this is encoded by the coding sequence ATGAGTGTCCGACGAACTGCACTATTGATTGGTGTTCTGGCATTGTTCCTGAGCATATCGATGGTCGCCGTACCGGCGATCGCAATGGAAGACGAGGCGCCGAACCGGCGGGTGGGCGACGCATACCCGACTTGGCTATTGGACTCGGCCGATCAACTGCGCGTGGATGCGCCGCAGGATGACGCCGCAACAGCGGACGAAATCGCCGAGCTTGCGGCCATGGCTGGCGAGCGCGACGAGGCCGCCCTACAGCAGATCACCTACTGGAATGCGGGGCCGCCGTCGTATCGCTGGAACCAGATTACGATGGGTGCGATCGGCAAGCGCGCCATTCCGGGCGCTTCGTCCAGCCGTGTTCTGACGCTCGTTCACGTCAGCATCTATGACGCGACGGTCGCAGCATGGGACAGCAAATACGCGTATAACCGTTCGCGGCCCAGTGAGGTCGACGGCAGCTTGGAGACGGTCATCCCGAACCCACCCAGTCCGTCGTATCCATCCGAGTACGCGGCGACCGCGGCGGCGGCGTCCACCGTGCTCGCGTGGCTTTTCCCGGAAGACGCCGAGTACTTCGAAACGCAGGCGCAGGCGGCGGTCAACTCTCGCCTGCTGGCCGGCGTCGAATATCCAAGCGATGTCGAGGCCGGGATGGAACTCGGCAGGCAGGTCGCCGAACTGGCCATCGCGCGTGGTCAAGCCGATGGGTCGTCCGAGCCGTGGACCGGGACCGTGCCAACCGATCCGACGGGATGGACGGGTGAGAATCCGGTTGCGCCGCAGTCAGCGCATTGGCAAACATGGGCGCTGTCCTCACCTGAGCAGTTCCGCCCAGCGCCCCCGCCCGCCTTCGACTCGGATCAACTGGCCGCTGAGATGGACGAACTGCGCAACTTCCAACGCACGCCGGTCACTACGGTCAAAGCGATGTACGCGGAATACGGGGCCGGTGCGCGCTTCAACAACAAGATCTGGAACGACACGGCCAGCCGGATGATCCTGGAAGCCCGTTGGGACAACAACGCGCCAATGGCCGCACAGGTCTACGCGCTGATGAATGTTGCCGGCTACGACGCGCAGATCGCTTGCTTCAACGCGAAATACACATACTGGGCGATTCGGCCGTTCCAGTACGACCCGACCTACACGACTGTCTTCCCAACGCCGAATCACCCGAGCTACCCCTCGGCGCACTCGTGTCACTCCATGTCGGTTGCTGCTGTATTGGCTCACTACTTCCCGGTGAACACCGAAGAAGTGATTGGCGCAGCGCATGAGGCGGGGGAGGCAAGGCTCTGGGCTGGGATCCACTTCCGCAGCGACATCGTCGCCGGTGAAGCACTCGCGCATGAGGTCGCCAATGCCGTCATCGCGCGGGGAACGGCCGAGTAA
- a CDS encoding cytochrome C yields MATQTMNQEHVYPQSTQATAASSRLVRWLPTGMLLIAAILLVASIAFPYWGLVLEAPQYPGGLEMRVFINYMTGDEDPRLDEVREIDGLNHYIGMKSLYDAATVERAIAVPGVIIMVVSLAAVAFVRRRWLWLLAVPAIVFPAVFLGDLAYWLNHYGQNLDPYAPLSSAIGPFTPTILGEGIIGQFRTVAYVSPGWIMAATASVLVLGALLIRWFEHTRTRRGQ; encoded by the coding sequence ATGGCTACGCAGACCATGAACCAAGAACACGTTTACCCGCAGAGTACGCAAGCCACGGCGGCATCGTCACGTTTGGTGCGATGGCTGCCGACCGGCATGCTGCTGATCGCCGCCATACTGCTGGTCGCGTCGATCGCGTTCCCCTATTGGGGGTTGGTGCTCGAAGCACCGCAGTACCCCGGAGGCTTGGAGATGCGCGTATTCATCAACTACATGACGGGCGACGAAGATCCCCGCCTCGATGAAGTGCGTGAGATCGACGGCCTGAATCACTACATCGGCATGAAGTCGCTGTACGACGCTGCCACGGTCGAGCGCGCCATCGCAGTTCCGGGCGTGATCATCATGGTCGTATCGCTCGCGGCCGTCGCGTTTGTTCGCCGTCGCTGGCTGTGGTTGTTGGCTGTCCCGGCGATCGTGTTTCCAGCAGTGTTCCTCGGCGATCTGGCCTACTGGCTCAACCACTATGGTCAGAACCTCGACCCGTATGCTCCACTTTCGAGCGCGATCGGGCCGTTCACGCCGACCATCCTCGGCGAGGGCATCATCGGTCAGTTCCGTACCGTCGCGTACGTCAGCCCGGGCTGGATCATGGCTGCCACGGCTTCCGTTCTAGTGCTGGGCGCACTGCTGATCCGGTGGTTCGAACACACGCGAACCCGCAGGGGGCAGTAA
- the nosD gene encoding nitrous oxide reductase family maturation protein NosD, whose translation MTLKRIAPVFSLIALLGLTIGGAHAQADSVLTVAPGAAYETIDAAIAAASDGDVIEVRGGQFDAPLLIDKSVTLRGVDQPVIDGHGEGSLVLIAAPDVRFEGFTVRNSGANVNHEDTGIVVQASRVTLADNRVEDVLFGIYFAEGHDGISRGNTVRCYDRELGLRGDGIRVWYSNRVTITGNTAINCRDTLIWYAQDILIENNVFQDGRYGLHFMYSSHATVENNTFEGNSVGSYLMYSQHLTMRGNHMVENRGPSGYGIALKDMDYVTLQDNLLVGNRAGIYIDNSPALYGITNSVTGNFVAYNDIGIAGLPSTARNDVRNNTFLENTQQVSVLGRGNLLANTWSQNFWSNYVGYDGDGDGIGDVPFRAEKLFESLIDGEPALRLFLYSPVSQAIDFAASAFPSLRPDPKVIDEAPAMHYAIPAAAAQSAQSDGLALLLAAGALIVLGSAVVVFGIGIQRGASRTRNPVSTSQHLTPESGAS comes from the coding sequence ATGACGTTGAAGCGGATTGCCCCCGTATTCTCGCTGATCGCGCTGCTCGGGCTTACGATCGGCGGCGCGCACGCGCAGGCAGACAGCGTCCTAACTGTCGCTCCGGGCGCGGCTTACGAGACCATTGACGCCGCGATCGCCGCTGCCTCCGACGGCGACGTGATCGAAGTGCGCGGCGGTCAGTTCGACGCGCCGCTGCTCATCGACAAGTCGGTCACGCTGCGCGGCGTCGATCAGCCCGTGATCGATGGTCATGGCGAGGGCAGTCTCGTCCTCATCGCGGCGCCGGACGTGCGATTCGAGGGCTTCACAGTCCGCAATTCGGGCGCGAACGTCAACCACGAGGACACCGGTATCGTCGTGCAGGCCTCGCGGGTGACACTGGCCGATAACCGGGTCGAAGATGTCTTGTTCGGCATCTACTTCGCGGAGGGCCACGACGGAATCTCGCGCGGCAACACCGTCCGCTGCTATGACCGCGAACTCGGCCTGCGAGGCGACGGCATCCGGGTGTGGTACAGCAATCGTGTCACGATCACCGGCAACACGGCCATCAACTGCCGGGACACCCTGATCTGGTACGCGCAAGACATATTGATCGAAAACAACGTCTTCCAAGATGGCCGCTATGGGCTGCACTTCATGTACAGCAGCCACGCCACTGTCGAGAACAACACGTTCGAAGGCAATTCGGTCGGCAGCTACCTCATGTACTCTCAGCACCTCACCATGCGCGGCAATCACATGGTGGAAAATCGTGGGCCGAGCGGTTACGGCATCGCGCTCAAAGACATGGACTACGTCACTCTGCAAGACAATCTGCTCGTCGGCAATCGAGCTGGCATCTATATCGATAACTCACCAGCGCTGTACGGAATCACGAACTCCGTAACCGGCAACTTTGTCGCCTACAACGACATCGGCATAGCCGGGCTGCCGTCGACAGCGCGCAACGACGTACGGAATAACACCTTCCTTGAAAATACGCAGCAGGTGAGCGTGCTCGGGCGCGGCAATCTGCTGGCAAACACATGGTCGCAGAACTTCTGGAGCAATTACGTCGGCTATGACGGCGACGGCGACGGGATCGGCGACGTGCCGTTTCGCGCCGAGAAGCTGTTTGAAAGCCTGATCGACGGCGAACCTGCACTGCGGCTGTTCCTTTACAGCCCGGTCAGCCAAGCCATCGACTTCGCCGCGTCGGCGTTTCCATCGCTGCGCCCCGACCCGAAAGTCATCGACGAAGCGCCCGCCATGCACTACGCCATCCCCGCCGCCGCAGCGCAGTCCGCCCAAAGCGACGGACTGGCCCTGCTCCTCGCGGCAGGCGCGCTGATCGTCCTTGGCAGCGCCGTAGTCGTCTTCGGCATCGGCATCCAGCGCGGGGCTAGCCGCACGCGAAACCCCGTGAGTACATCGCAACATTTGACACCGGAAAGCGGGGCATCATGA